Proteins from a single region of Corynebacterium casei LMG S-19264:
- a CDS encoding UTP--glucose-1-phosphate uridylyltransferase, which yields MVNDRDDASKWVRTVVVPAAGMGIRFLPATKTVPKELLPVVDTPGIELIAEEAAAVGADRLAIITAPNKQEVMRHFEAFPDLVETLESRGKQTQSEKVKRAHSLLNPIAVEQNKPLGLGHAVGLAESVLAEDEEFFGVMLPDDIVQPLTAMEQMVAVRNKLGGSVLLAVEVPREQTFNYGVFDVQDTSDDLVKKVVGMVEKPDPADAPSNLVATGRYVLDRKIFDALRRITPGKGGELQLTDAIELLIQEGEPVHVVVHSGTRHDLGNPGGYIPANVDFGLKSDVYGPALYTQLKKIIADYEADGCA from the coding sequence ATGGTTAATGATCGCGACGATGCTTCGAAGTGGGTAAGGACTGTTGTTGTTCCTGCTGCTGGAATGGGAATTAGGTTTTTGCCGGCGACGAAGACTGTGCCGAAAGAGCTGTTGCCGGTGGTAGATACCCCAGGTATTGAGCTTATTGCTGAGGAAGCTGCTGCTGTTGGCGCCGATAGGCTGGCCATTATTACTGCTCCTAACAAGCAGGAGGTCATGCGGCATTTCGAGGCGTTCCCTGATTTGGTTGAAACGCTCGAGTCACGCGGTAAGCAGACGCAGTCGGAGAAGGTTAAGCGTGCGCATTCGTTGTTGAATCCGATTGCGGTTGAACAAAATAAGCCACTTGGTTTGGGCCACGCTGTTGGTCTTGCGGAGTCCGTGTTGGCTGAGGATGAAGAGTTCTTCGGTGTGATGTTGCCGGATGATATTGTGCAGCCGTTGACTGCGATGGAGCAGATGGTTGCGGTGCGTAACAAGCTTGGCGGTTCGGTGCTTCTGGCTGTTGAGGTTCCGCGGGAGCAGACTTTTAATTATGGTGTGTTTGATGTTCAGGACACTTCAGATGACCTGGTGAAGAAGGTTGTCGGGATGGTGGAAAAGCCGGATCCAGCGGATGCGCCGTCGAATTTGGTGGCCACTGGTCGTTACGTTCTGGATCGCAAGATTTTTGATGCTTTGCGTCGTATCACCCCGGGTAAAGGTGGTGAGTTGCAGTTGACGGATGCGATTGAGTTGCTGATCCAGGAGGGTGAGCCGGTGCATGTTGTGGTGCATTCGGGTACTCGTCATGATTTGGGTAATCCTGGTGGTTATATTCCGGCTAATGTTGATTTTGGTTTGAAGTCGGATGTGTATGGTCCTGCGTTGTATACGCAGTTGAAGAAGATTATTGCTGATTACGAGGCAGATGGTTGCGCTTAA
- a CDS encoding IS256 family transposase gives MDSVAKRDPEDSAKIKAIEQKLLANPEIAKLIDELGTTATDANDLVRGLLQASVTRGLEAEMDAHLGYSKGDREAKAAGGGDNYRNGSYVKKVDSNYGPVDVTVPRDRQGTFLPTMVPKGSRRLTDVDDMIISLYAGGMTVRDIQHHMATVMRVDISHETISAVTDAVLDEVMIWQNRQLDEFYPVIFLDALRIKVRDGGRVVNKSAFLAIGVDMDGIKHILGIWLAKEEGASFWAHVCANLASRGVQDVFIVCCDGLKGLPEAVEATWPDSMVQTCVVHLIRAANRWVAYGDRKTVSAALKKVYTAPDEATARAALDEFADSELGQKYPQSVKVWTDAWERFVPFLQFPPMARKVIYTTNSIESMNNELRKATRNRVQFTNDDSAIKTLWLMICNIEDKRAAKRAKQGKKAAATSGRLIEGRKVTNWKQAINQMAVAYPERFTNYL, from the coding sequence ATGGATTCTGTGGCGAAACGAGATCCGGAAGATTCCGCGAAGATTAAAGCGATCGAGCAGAAACTGCTGGCGAACCCGGAGATAGCCAAGCTCATTGATGAGCTGGGAACCACAGCAACGGACGCCAACGACCTAGTCCGGGGATTACTGCAAGCTTCGGTCACCCGTGGCTTGGAAGCCGAAATGGATGCCCACCTGGGTTATTCCAAAGGCGATCGTGAGGCCAAAGCGGCCGGTGGTGGCGATAATTATCGCAACGGCTCCTATGTCAAAAAGGTTGATTCGAACTACGGCCCGGTCGATGTCACCGTTCCACGTGATCGGCAGGGCACGTTCTTGCCCACGATGGTGCCGAAAGGCTCACGCAGGTTAACCGATGTCGATGACATGATCATCAGTTTGTATGCCGGTGGCATGACAGTGCGCGATATCCAGCATCATATGGCCACGGTCATGAGGGTTGATATCTCGCATGAAACGATTTCCGCAGTGACTGATGCGGTGCTAGATGAAGTCATGATCTGGCAAAACCGTCAGCTAGACGAGTTCTACCCGGTAATATTCCTCGATGCGCTGCGTATCAAAGTTCGCGACGGTGGACGAGTAGTTAACAAGTCCGCCTTTTTGGCTATCGGCGTGGATATGGACGGGATCAAACACATCCTGGGTATCTGGTTGGCGAAAGAAGAAGGCGCCTCCTTCTGGGCTCATGTGTGCGCGAACCTGGCAAGCCGTGGAGTCCAGGACGTGTTTATTGTCTGCTGCGATGGTTTGAAGGGCCTGCCGGAAGCGGTGGAAGCAACGTGGCCGGATTCGATGGTGCAGACCTGTGTGGTGCATTTGATTCGTGCAGCAAACCGGTGGGTGGCCTATGGCGATCGTAAGACCGTATCTGCGGCGTTGAAGAAGGTGTATACCGCGCCTGACGAGGCAACCGCACGTGCAGCGTTGGATGAATTCGCCGACTCAGAACTGGGCCAGAAATATCCCCAATCAGTCAAGGTCTGGACGGATGCGTGGGAGCGTTTCGTGCCGTTTCTGCAGTTCCCGCCGATGGCCAGAAAGGTCATCTATACGACAAACTCGATTGAGTCGATGAATAACGAGCTGCGTAAAGCTACCCGTAACCGCGTGCAATTTACCAATGATGATTCCGCGATTAAGACGCTGTGGTTGATGATCTGCAATATTGAGGATAAACGCGCGGCTAAACGCGCAAAACAGGGCAAGAAAGCTGCTGCTACCAGCGGAAGACTCATCGAAGGCAGAAAGGTCACCAACTGGAAACAAGCCATCAACCAAATGGCCGTGGCCTACCCCGAACGATTCACCAACTACCTATAA
- a CDS encoding IS30 family transposase encodes MLRRQADADRAVRQPIRSPGRPPPRREVERAFWVQIADGLTSEDAAVAVGVSAPVGTRWFRHAGGMPPLDLAPAAGRYLCFAEREEIALLHVQNVGVREIARRLGRDPGTVSRELRRNAATRAGEVEYRASVAQWKAESAAKRPKQAKLVTNTALRDYVQQRLEGSVSLPDRTVVQGPDAPRWKGRNKPHREDRQWVTGWSPEQISHRLKVDFPDDGAMRISHEAIYQSLFIQGRGALKRELVTCLRTGRALRKPRRRSRNKPQGHVTDDVVISERPAEAADRAVPGHWEGDLIIGTHQSAIGTLVERKSRSVLLVHLPRLAGYGQQPRVKNGPALAGHGATAMADALTRAITDLPQQLRKTLTWDRGKELAEHARFAFETGTTVFFADPHSPWQRPTNENTNGLLRQYFPKGTDLSRWGADDLAAVAYTLNNRPRKVLNWKTPAEVFTEQLPSAQEPGVATTD; translated from the coding sequence ATGCTACGTCGTCAGGCGGATGCGGATCGAGCGGTGCGACAACCGATACGCTCTCCGGGGCGCCCGCCCCCGCGACGTGAGGTCGAGCGGGCATTCTGGGTACAGATCGCTGATGGGCTTACGAGCGAGGATGCCGCGGTTGCTGTTGGTGTGTCAGCACCGGTGGGTACGCGGTGGTTTCGCCATGCTGGAGGTATGCCTCCACTAGATCTTGCTCCAGCTGCTGGCCGTTATCTCTGCTTTGCTGAGCGTGAAGAGATCGCGCTGTTACACGTTCAAAATGTCGGCGTCCGTGAGATCGCCCGACGACTCGGACGCGATCCCGGGACAGTCTCCCGGGAACTGCGGCGAAACGCCGCGACCCGTGCCGGGGAAGTGGAGTACCGGGCTTCCGTTGCGCAGTGGAAGGCCGAGTCTGCGGCCAAGCGGCCCAAACAAGCGAAACTGGTGACCAACACCGCGCTGCGTGACTATGTGCAACAACGCCTTGAGGGCAGCGTCAGTCTGCCGGACAGGACGGTAGTTCAGGGGCCCGATGCACCGCGCTGGAAGGGACGAAACAAGCCACACCGAGAGGACCGTCAATGGGTCACGGGTTGGAGCCCGGAACAAATCTCGCACCGGCTGAAAGTTGATTTCCCTGATGATGGTGCCATGAGGATCAGCCACGAAGCGATTTACCAGTCACTGTTCATCCAGGGTCGCGGCGCACTCAAGCGCGAGCTCGTCACGTGTCTACGCACTGGTCGAGCGCTGCGGAAACCACGACGGCGTTCACGGAACAAGCCACAAGGCCATGTCACAGACGATGTCGTCATCTCCGAGCGTCCCGCCGAAGCGGCGGACCGCGCGGTGCCTGGACATTGGGAGGGGGATCTGATCATCGGCACACACCAGTCCGCGATCGGCACGCTCGTCGAGCGCAAGAGCCGCTCTGTGCTGCTGGTGCACCTGCCACGACTTGCAGGCTACGGGCAGCAGCCGCGAGTGAAAAACGGGCCGGCCTTGGCCGGCCACGGCGCGACCGCGATGGCTGATGCGCTCACCCGAGCAATCACGGATCTACCGCAGCAACTGCGTAAGACGTTGACCTGGGATCGAGGCAAGGAGTTGGCAGAGCATGCCAGATTCGCGTTCGAGACCGGCACCACGGTGTTTTTCGCTGATCCGCACTCGCCTTGGCAGCGGCCCACGAACGAAAACACCAATGGGCTGCTGCGACAGTACTTCCCCAAGGGCACCGACCTGTCGAGATGGGGTGCTGACGATCTCGCCGCGGTCGCGTACACGTTAAATAACCGGCCGAGGAAAGTGCTCAACTGGAAAACCCCAGCCGAGGTATTCACAGAGCAGCTACCATCGGCCCAAGAACCTGGTGTTGCGACCACCGATTGA
- a CDS encoding DDE-type integrase/transposase/recombinase — MPTTHLCGDITYLRTGQGWMYLATVIDLSTRMVTGWQVADRMTSQLVIDALAMAHRGGYVAGNAIFHSDRGSQGGFNRWSQHQVLGPMVAAL, encoded by the coding sequence GTGCCCACAACGCACTTATGTGGTGATATTACCTATCTTCGCACCGGGCAGGGCTGGATGTATCTGGCGACCGTTATTGACTTGTCCACCAGGATGGTTACAGGCTGGCAGGTCGCGGATCGTATGACCAGCCAGTTGGTGATTGATGCCCTGGCCATGGCTCATCGTGGTGGCTATGTCGCTGGTAATGCCATATTTCATTCTGATCGCGGCAGCCAAGGCGGATTCAATCGGTGGTCGCAACACCAGGTTCTTGGGCCGATGGTAGCTGCTCTGTGA
- a CDS encoding IS3 family transposase (programmed frameshift): protein MPSKTYTEEFKRDAVALYENSSGASLTTIATDLGINRATLHNWVKRYGTAARTTIITPDSSSSASVTDTERIRQLERQVKRLQEERDILQKAAKYFAEGDELVIRFRFVDDARKTYPVKRLCEVLTLNRSSYYKWKSSAAKRKKRLFSDAILGAKVKAVFAAEKGCYGAKRVTAELNDNPKDRPVNHKRVARVMRSMKLFGFTKKRKVTTTVSDKKKPVFPDLVGRKFTADKPNQLYVGDITYLPIDGGANMYLATVIDCYSRRLIGFAIADHMRTSLVQDALTAAKGQRGSLKGAIFHSDHGSVYTSQAFQQTCTLLGVKQSMGAIGTSADNALAESFNASMKREVLQDSKTFTNQLVCRREVFRWCTRYNTMRRHSWCNHLAPNVFERHNEATLKRAS from the exons ATGCCAAGCAAGACCTATACCGAAGAGTTCAAGCGTGATGCTGTCGCACTCTATGAGAATTCCTCGGGTGCTTCATTGACCACTATTGCCACTGATCTCGGGATCAACCGCGCTACCTTGCATAACTGGGTCAAAAGGTACGGGACGGCCGCGCGCACCACGATCATTACCCCGGATTCTTCCTCGTCGGCCTCGGTCACCGACACCGAGCGGATCCGGCAGCTTGAACGCCAAGTTAAACGCTTGCAAGAAGAGCGCGATATTTTGCAAAAGGCTGCTAAATATTTCGCGGAAG GAGACGAATTGGTGATCCGCTTCCGGTTCGTTGACGACGCGCGAAAAACCTACCCGGTTAAGCGGTTATGTGAAGTTCTGACGTTGAATCGTTCCTCGTATTACAAATGGAAATCTAGTGCAGCCAAGCGCAAGAAACGCTTGTTTAGCGATGCTATCCTCGGCGCGAAAGTCAAGGCCGTGTTCGCCGCAGAAAAGGGCTGCTACGGCGCCAAACGCGTCACGGCAGAACTCAACGACAATCCAAAAGATAGACCTGTCAACCATAAACGGGTCGCACGGGTGATGAGGTCAATGAAATTGTTTGGGTTCACGAAAAAACGCAAAGTCACCACGACTGTTTCGGATAAGAAAAAACCAGTGTTTCCGGACCTAGTCGGACGGAAGTTCACTGCCGACAAGCCAAATCAGCTCTATGTCGGTGACATTACGTATTTGCCGATTGACGGTGGGGCAAATATGTACCTGGCTACCGTGATTGACTGCTATTCACGCAGGCTAATCGGTTTCGCGATTGCGGATCACATGCGCACTAGCTTGGTTCAAGATGCCCTTACAGCTGCCAAAGGCCAGCGAGGCAGCCTTAAAGGGGCAATATTTCACTCGGATCACGGCAGTGTTTATACCTCGCAAGCATTCCAGCAGACATGCACGCTACTTGGGGTGAAACAGTCGATGGGAGCAATTGGAACCAGCGCAGATAACGCCTTAGCTGAATCGTTTAACGCCTCAATGAAGCGTGAAGTGCTGCAAGATTCTAAAACATTCACTAACCAGCTGGTGTGTCGGAGGGAGGTGTTCCGGTGGTGCACCAGGTACAACACGA